The window TGAACATGTCCAACTTAAGATGAACCCTATTTATTATGGTCGACCATATTGTTGTCAGCTCATCTTACGTTGGAAAATAATTTCTACGAACTATCAATTTAGCGAATTTTATATCCCTGAATCATTTTACAGGCTCaatcaaaatcaatcaaaattttaaaagatAACCGAAGTTTTCACGAAATCAACAACGATTTCTTTGATAAGTGTtagacgttttttttaattgacatcttatttatttgtgaaccgATTGGAATGAAACAAACACTAAATGGTTATCCAAAGCAAGGACAAAACATCAGTGAAAACCGCGTCCTCCTACGTTTAGTGGTTTCTGAGATTAGCGTGTGCAAACGCACaggcaaacagacaaacagacgaacagataaacagacaaacagataataattctaaaaatcattgttttgaGTTCTATTACGCTAGTATAGGCCCCtagtaacagtttttctcaaatatttccaATGTACTAACACCGACTTTCTACAggtttattatatgtatagaatagaatagaagataTAGATATAGATGTGACTACCGTCTAGGTAATTATTaatcgtgtgttttagcgtgataagtcctgtttgtggtaggtacattttgactatgaactatgagtgaaaatcacggaAGTTTAAAACTTTACAGATGTGACTAGCCAAGAATATTCAAATATAAAATGAGACCTCAAAACAAAGGGCCTAGTATATGAAGAACCTATCCAACAATCGGCCATGGGATGACCTTGAATCTTACTAGGGCGTATCTACAAGGTACAGTGCATCTGGGGCAAGGAAAAATACACATAGAAGCATGTGGAGCACGCAGAAGGGCGCGAGAATCCGCGCAGGCGCCGTGGGGCGGTGCTCGGCGGCGAGGGCGCGAGGTGGGCGCGAGGGCGCGCGTATCGACCGCGCGGGGGCTGCGCGCGCCGCCGGCGGCCGCTGGGGCGCCCGGACCGAGACCCGGCCCTCACATTACGTAACGCAACACGCACAGAACGGCGCACAAacaatgtgattttattttctcgGATTTTCTACTGTTTTTTGATTAAGTATACAAATTTTAGGATTAGCATCGTGATATTTAGTTAGGTGTCGCGCGACTTTTATTTCGCTATCGTTTTAgatgtgtagtgtagtgtagatAATGTTTGATACTATCCTCGACTGCAGTTCTGTTTTggtgaaaaataataaagaaatttatcgaaataaattataatcgCCATGGACGAAGACAACGAGAGTCGACTAGTGGATCATGGACTGGCTGCCCAGCAGTGACCAGTTGTGTGAAATCGATCGATCGGTTTCGTAAACTGTTAAAAAATGTGTGAATCAATAATACACAGAATTAAGAAAATTGTAATGATGAAGACGCACATTTTGAAGAAATTGAAagcaaaattatgaaaatttattgaattttctaTACCGTACCTTTAGTACCTACAAATATTAGCAATTTTCAAGTTATAACAGGATGGCGACTGGTAAGTAAAGTTTCACTCTGCATTTTAGCCAAATTATTTTTAGCCattactttttcattcattaaGAACATAAAAATGATAATTCAACAAAACGTAAtatctcaaacatgcactaaaagaaataaaaactcctagaaatcaatgtttcattcgtaaaacaactaaaattgtaccagactcaaatttaaaactataaaaaatctaactttatttaataaaaatggacGCATATATATAGAGTATAAACAAAAGTTTTATATagctataggtacctattcatttgagcaaatacataataaatagcGAGTAATCGGAGCACAAATGCCAAATGTTACTTTTGTCCCTGGTCTCCCCTACCTATTTTTAGTATGGTACTTAAATGATTTAGTGTTTCACatactaatgcccaatagatgacacttTGCTGTTACCTTTGTTGATAATGGAATGACATAAATTTAAAGATGCCAATTACTCGAATAGTGACCAGCACTCGGAATGTCTACTTTAGTAGTAATAGTAgagaaattaaacaaataaaagcaATCAATCATGcgaaaaaattgaattattgtCATCGCTTTTATGTTACCTTGCCTACTACACAAAACCAAAACATCTCGCGAACTCTGACCAACAAAATGTTCACCCATTTTTGTAGGCAGGAACTGTATCAAAGAAACGCTTGCTTAAGTCAGTTAACTGACTTCTAAGATACGCCTCTTTCCCAATTACCCGCGGGTTAGGGTCACGAGATAAATCCGACGAGCGTAGGCGTTGATCTATAAAGCAGAAATGAGAGCACTAGATAATACAACATACTTGTAACATACCTGTGCTCGGCTCTATGCATGAGAAACGGCTTGCGTCACCGGAAACCGCGGTGCGCAGCATCTTGCACTCAACAGAAAATAGTGATAAACTTGAACTAGCATTATTTGGTAGCTGCCTAAACCTTTATTTGGCCTACTTCTGTCATTAATTATATACCTTCATGAGTTATGACGATGGAAAGCAAAGTGAAGTAACGCTAGTTGGTATCTAGAAAATGGAGTTGCTCAAGCTGGCAGGTGTAATGTAGGTTTTGTAGAAGATAAGAATTATCTTTGAAGTATTTACCGCGCTTGCGGCGTCTACAGTTCATTTGGCGCTCTTTTGCTTCGCTAAAATGAATTAAAAGGTGTAGACACAAATGCAGAATTGAAATCACGAATTCGGAAGGCATGGAACCTTTTCTCAGTTATACTAACTGAATTACTTCAAAATTATTGCAATCATATAATAAGTAGATAGGTACATCGAATTTTAATGTTATCATTATTTGTCCACGGTCGTAGGCGATGCAAGTcctgtatttatatatttttatttgagtgCTTAAACATTTTTCAGTTCATCAGTAATTTAATATCCTTCAAATAAGATTTACAGGATATTGTTATGTTCAGCGTCATATTTAGATACTAAAGTGATTTATATTCCTATAAAATCTAGTTTTATGTCATTTCCTCACAGACGTCCCGGTGTTTTGCGTGCTTTCGAAATGCAGTGTCCGCTTTAAAGGGAATGCGTTCTAATTTAGAACTGGAAGACGTTTTTGTTGAGCCTCCTAAACATAACTTTGTTGCATCTGATATAAACACAGTTCATATTAACGTAAGACGcctttgacattttttttacgaaCAAGCCGATTTTTTTCCGTAAAACATATTtgcgctttttttttaaactgaactTTTAAGCTTTATCTACGTGTGAGCCAGCGTTAGCTTATCGCGCGTTAATATTAGTCAACATGACTGTCATCGCagttttttgtcaaattagaggaaaacatattttatcgtattttttttagctaGCTGGTTAGTTAGCTAACGGGTGACGCAATTTAAAACATTCGGGCTGATGCGCGCGCGGCCGGGCCGGCGCACAGTCCGCGCGTGCGCCTTGCACCGGTACCGCGCGCCAAGCTGCtgagctgcgcccgcgccgcgccgcgcctcTATATTTCCCGCCCTCTTGAGTTTACGTGACAATTTTCGTTCGCCGCGTACGAAATAAGTTACATCAATCAGTTCCACACTCCCCACTTCCACCATTCATCCGTGCGTAACGAAAGTTCCCGCGTTTTTTTTGGCTACAACATAATCATATCATATTTACGTTGCGAGAAAAATCGTCATCTTAAAAGTTATGCAGGTTTATCCATACGTGAACTAGATGGACATTTCAACGTTCAATGAGTGAACCCTCAGGCACGGAAAAATACTGATCGCAATAATGGCAAAGAGTGACTCATTCCCTATAATCAACATTCATATACGCGATAAAGACAAAAAGGATATAAATTTGCAAAGAGACAACGatgttgaaaaaaataacaaatctcAACTCTCCACTTCGCTTCAAAATCGTAAGTAACGGCAGGCATTGTTGCAAACGTCCGGTCTAAATCAACCATAAACTATTACAGTTAAATCGCGGAGTATCGTAAGTAAGTATAAGTCAATGTGTTACCTATCTTATGTGTAGGTATATAGAGGGCCTCAAAATAAGGGTCAATGGATATTATGTGACCTTTTTTCGCTGTCATATCATTCGCTAAGATAACGAACCACATTTAATTCGACAGAAACTTACCTATACTTACCGTAAAATCCTGACTAAAACGATCCCATTCATGCCGCCCACCCCTATTACAAAACGTACCTAGGTATTATTTAAGTAGGCCTAAGcgttttctctcatccaacaaCTACTTACGTACCTATTTGTAATTGTTTAGAAATTTTCTTTCCCAAACAATAGATCTTTCTTTGTCAGTCAATAATACAATAGGCTTTGATTTTTGTGAGCATGCACTTGATAGACTTGGAATAGAAATATGATGTGACACAATGAAGACATGCTATTGTTTGGTGCCGTGGGATACAGATTGAATCACACACCTCGTCACCTCATCTTCTTCCattatgacatgtatttttccCGGATCAGCTTTTTATGTACGTGTATCTAGTTCTAGTTACCTTCAGGAAAACTACTTAGAGTTTTTCCTTGTCATTCAATCCacattttttggaattttagaGAAAAAAAGTCAGTTTATTGTCCAATTTTATTGTTAATCATCTTATGAAATTAACTGAAAACAAAGTGTCAAGTACCGCTTGTACTCGTTAATCGTAAGAAGGTGCAAGTAGAGTTTACAAACTTTGGATTCTGCTACAtacaacaataaaacagataGGTACTATGCCGTATTGTTTGAAGCCTATTACCATCAGTGACCTTAATTTCACTGGACAATAACACCAAATTGTATTAGCCGCGCAGCTGATTGATGGGCACGTTTGTCGCTTCCGCTTGTTGTGCCCGATACtaggcgcacgcgcacgcgcgtccctgcggcgcgggcgcgggctcgAGGGAACCTGTCGCGTTCCACTCCGCCGCGGCCCAGCTTGGCCCGCTTCCTTTTTGCACCACGCTTATAGAGAACCACTATGTATGTTTAGATTGCCCCAGGAAAGAATGGACGTTACAAGGCCGACCTTCTGTCTTTTCATTTCTAAGATAATATTTATCAACtccaaaatacctacctaagctTTAATACCTATGTTTAGTATGATACATTTATTAATAAGTACTAATGTACTAATGTAAACTGATATAGGGGAGGGCCAACCTTAAAATGTTTAGATACGCACTGAAGCATGCACCATATAAGAAGTTGAGGGGAAATTGTTTCACAAGCTAAAGGTATTGCGGATGGACATTGCAAAAGGTAATTGCTGTAATTTACACAGAAACTTGAATTTCGTAGGATGCCAATAAActgtatacttggtttggataggtatttaactaaatgtaaacaaaacaacgtcaattggtgttttaaatattgaaattcccccattaaactatgtGTCTAAACATTTAGATTTCTGCATTTAAATACACTAGTTTGTATTacttacaatgatagataagtaaaatgttttttaaaatccttgaatttaccaaatctggcagctgaagtttgtttacatttagttaaatacctatccaaaccaagtataagtatTGATATGATATATATGGCCAATAGATTCTTTGGCACTTTAAAGACGCAATAATAATCTCAGAATATGCTCGTGTTTTGCGACCCAAATAGATGAAGATCAATTTTTTCGACGCGTTCGTAATTGAGATTTGTTCGCTCttgtttatataaattaattgtcTGCAGAACGTGATCGCGGCGAGCGCGACTACATCGGTTTCGCGACCCTGCCAGAGCAGGTGCACCGAAAGTCCGTTAAGAGAGGGTTCGACTTCACGCTCATGGTTGTCGGCGAGTCAGGCCTCGGCAAGTCGACACTCATCAACAGCCTGTTCTTAGGAGATCTTTACAAAGGCCGGAAAATACCAGATGCTGCAGGTAAAACTAAAGATTTCAAGGTATACAGACACATTGTGTTGAATATGAAGTCAACTAGATTAAAGGAGTAAATTACCGCCCTAGTGCATTGGTAATTAATGTGTTGTTACAGATAGAGTAGAAAAGACAACGACGATAGAAAAGAAAACGATGGAGATTGAGGAGCGCGGAGTAAAGCTTCGTCTAACGATAGTGGACACGCCGGGTTTCGGGGACGCCATAAACTGCGAAGACTCGTGGAGAACCTGCGCGGCGTACATCGACGAGCAGTTCCGACAGTACTTTACGGACGAGAGCGGCCTGAACAGACGACACATGCAGGACAACAGAGTGCATTGCTGCTTGTATTTTGTACCGCCTTGGGCACACAGGTTAGTTTGAAtcattgattgaatcaggcgttactttgcggaggtcattggttatatcaatgaattaaaatcatttactttgctcacccgcgaaatAAAACCCATagcctaacatctggtagcatggtgaacatAACATCtggttgctctgaggatgaactcagcttgagttcgaaacgcgtcatgtagtgtggtggtggtcatagttggttttgtgtgatttgtgtgtgttcttacagtgtggaggtggaagagctgcatgaacacgtatttgttgcatagacgtatcTATCATAAAGACgtaggtgagcaaagtaatgttTTTAGTTCAGGTTAGTTTGTTTGTTCAATGTAATGGGTCTATAAACATAAGCCTAAGCTAATGGTCGCCCCTGGGAGTCCTGCGACCCTTGGTTGAAGTAATAGGGATCATTCTTTGCCATGGTAGAGCTGCCCGTTCGTGTTTTGGCCATGGCTATAGTTACTCCTTTTTAAGATAAATGCAGACATCAAGCATTGTTGCAACAGCGATTACAGTGTTACGTATTGAACGAGGAACAGAAAAACAACAATGCGTTCAGTATTGTGTGTAATGAGGCAAGTGATTCGAAAAGAGCAATTTAACCGAACGCTTTTACCATTTGGCCCATTAAACCCTTTCACCGTCATTATCCTTCAATCGGGTACGGTAGAACTTTCTCTCttagaatatatttttcacttctcatgctcgtaaagtttgtatttatgctggatctaggtgacttaaaataactttttatgctctagtgcacaaagtaaaatcttcgtctaagaccaaggtaatcagatATCAACAACCACacacaaaaaaatctatatttttttattaatttttattttatataaaagtaaaaatcaatcaaaaatagcaaagcatgaaaaataaaacgtgttgctatttcatttcctctcaatcgaagtgaaaagcagtgtaaaactcgagcattaaacccattttcctctcGACGTCCGATCTCTCTCCGACTCTCGATCTACCGGCTCGggtagctatatgaacgtctcgggtaaaacgGCTCGTTCATTTATGCTAGATCTTGTACAGTAAAATACTTTGTATCTTATGCTCGTAAATCTTCTAAGACCAAGGCTAGATCAACAgccataaacaaaaataactttgaatCAGCTCTAGTGTATTATAGTAATttatttgcataagcttagctatcgtcaGGTCGCAACAGccattttagttcattaagtgtctacatattttttaataatttgtaatttataataaaactaaaaatcaatcaaatccatcaaaattaatcaataaaactagaaatgtataattacaatgcatgaaaataaaggtacctagtaagtgaacaaatGTTCCCTgttgctattttatttcctcgcaatcgaaagTTAACTATGTCAAAGTTAACTCAAGTTTTTTAATTGGGTCGACTGGCCAGGGAAGCACAGATAAAAGCTGCATTGCGGAAGTATACGTAAGGTACGTGCTCCTTCTGTGGTAAGGACACGTTGGCCTATCGCAGTGTGACATAGCTGGCGTGTAATAAATACTACTTGATAACTCATTTAAATTTCTAAACAAGCCGTTTGACGACAACAGCGTTATATGATTCATTATCATTAACTATTTTATCATGGCTTTAAGTATGtatcatattattttacaatcaagactGCCACTTCGTTCAAGGGTATTCGGAATCAGGGGTGAATCCTGTTTTAGGCatttgtcccaccgccgacgctgagcgagaagcgagtagagcgactaactagaaacgagtgggcgagcagcgaaaagcgagtgtagttttgtcgctcggctgtaagcgagtgttcgagtgcgactggcggcgattactcgctccactcgctcgagcggggcggccgccaagctaacatcaCTGAGCAAGTATCGctgctgagctagttttatagctcttgtcgctgcgacaaaagatgtaagagcgagttctcgccggcagtgtgaacagccagcgatcaattattaatatatgtgtctcttttacgcACACAGGATCtcatatcttttgttcgttcttgagcgagaaaatagtcgatagccaatcgtttcctcgccggcggtgagacaacctGCCTTATAGCCGGgggtcagccgaaagacgttcaTACATACACTCAGAATAcatatcttaattttttaaataaatcgcaAAAACATCGAAACTTAGTTATTGTAGAATAACATTACTCGCATAGCACAATCAATTCTTCTCTTTTGTCGcagaaaaatataaatcaatgagtttagaaaaatatctactgTTGTCCGAGACTCAGCCTAGGGCCCAGAGGCGCGGGGGGGGGGTCGTGACCCCATGACCTCCCACCTCTCTGGATCTGCACCTATTCTGTATTTAATTtctaaatacattattttatattgtagcTTAAGGCAAGTTGATCTGGAGATGATGAAGCGATTGCATCGTAAGGTGAACATCGTGGTGGTGATAGCGAAAGCCGACTCGCTGACTGCTGCCGAAGTCAAGCGACTCAAGGCACGTATTCTGACTGACCTCGAAGACTATCAGATACAAGTAAGTATGAAAAACTTTGCATAGAATATCTAACTACAGGAGCgcgcacaaatatctgatatgtCCTATCagccagccctagaaatagagtctcatcagatatttctgcacgcGTTGCTGTGTAGATATTGGTGCTGTCACCGACTGTACATGTAAGTACTTAACCCACTGAACTAGTCTAGCATAATGATACAATGTCACCATAGATACGAGTGTTATTAGATGTAGTGAAAAGTGACGCTCAAGTGAAAATCAGtcttatgtcaatg of the Choristoneura fumiferana chromosome 17, NRCan_CFum_1, whole genome shotgun sequence genome contains:
- the Septin4 gene encoding septin 4 isoform X3, whose product is MATERDRGERDYIGFATLPEQVHRKSVKRGFDFTLMVVGESGLGKSTLINSLFLGDLYKGRKIPDAADRVEKTTTIEKKTMEIEERGVKLRLTIVDTPGFGDAINCEDSWRTCAAYIDEQFRQYFTDESGLNRRHMQDNRVHCCLYFVPPWAHSLRQVDLEMMKRLHRKVNIVVVIAKADSLTAAEVKRLKARILTDLEDYQIQVYQFPECDSDEDEDFKQQDRELKAAAPFAVVAADTVLEVGGKRVRGRQYPWGIVDVENPRHSDFTKLRTMLISTHMQDLKDVTQDVHYENFRAQCISQISQHAMRERGKLKRDSMGNNSDVVITDTDRLLLQKDEEIRRMQDMLTQMQEKLKASDKKHDSIIDV
- the Septin4 gene encoding septin 4 isoform X1, yielding MAKSDSFPIINIHIRDKDKKDINLQRDNDVEKNNKSQLSTSLQNQRDRGERDYIGFATLPEQVHRKSVKRGFDFTLMVVGESGLGKSTLINSLFLGDLYKGRKIPDAADRVEKTTTIEKKTMEIEERGVKLRLTIVDTPGFGDAINCEDSWRTCAAYIDEQFRQYFTDESGLNRRHMQDNRVHCCLYFVPPWAHSLRQVDLEMMKRLHRKVNIVVVIAKADSLTAAEVKRLKARILTDLEDYQIQVYQFPECDSDEDEDFKQQDRELKAAAPFAVVAADTVLEVGGKRVRGRQYPWGIVDVENPRHSDFTKLRTMLISTHMQDLKDVTQDVHYENFRAQCISQISQHAMRERGKLKRDSMGNNSDVVITDTDRLLLQKDEEIRRMQDMLTQMQEKLKASDKKHDSIIDV
- the Septin4 gene encoding septin 4 isoform X2 codes for the protein MDIAKERDRGERDYIGFATLPEQVHRKSVKRGFDFTLMVVGESGLGKSTLINSLFLGDLYKGRKIPDAADRVEKTTTIEKKTMEIEERGVKLRLTIVDTPGFGDAINCEDSWRTCAAYIDEQFRQYFTDESGLNRRHMQDNRVHCCLYFVPPWAHSLRQVDLEMMKRLHRKVNIVVVIAKADSLTAAEVKRLKARILTDLEDYQIQVYQFPECDSDEDEDFKQQDRELKAAAPFAVVAADTVLEVGGKRVRGRQYPWGIVDVENPRHSDFTKLRTMLISTHMQDLKDVTQDVHYENFRAQCISQISQHAMRERGKLKRDSMGNNSDVVITDTDRLLLQKDEEIRRMQDMLTQMQEKLKASDKKHDSIIDV